GATAATCTAAATGAGAGTCACAAAAAGTTTTGTATGAAACTTGTGAGAAATTTAGGGTGTTATAATTATAGAAATGATGGTTACAATCTTAATAAGGAGGATTGTGTTATTTTATACTACTGGATATATAATTTAGTAAAACAGCATGATATTAAAGATAGTCTTATtactccaattttttatgataattataGTAAATTGTGTACGTACAAAAGAAAAgttaattgtttttattatgattattacgatcattttgaagaaccaGTGAACATGATATTCTTGGATATTTTCCaacataatatacatattataaaaaaagcgtTGGAAAATCCAAAAGATCAAATTAATGATAATTTGCAAAAGTATATTTGTAAAtgcattcatatatataatgaaatgcATGATAAATATTGCCTTAGTAATTATGATAATGatcaaaagagaaaaacacaTGTAGCATGTTAAGTATAGTTAGGTATACATATGATTTATTTCTTAGGGGAGAATTAtacaataataaatattttgtaccGTATATAGAGGATATAAAAGGTACATATTCTGATACTTGTATGGTG
The Plasmodium cynomolgi strain B DNA, scaffold: 1632, whole genome shotgun sequence genome window above contains:
- a CDS encoding hypothetical protein (putative), with translation VWNLYEKIDKDVIEENFRFENYEKVCKQIVSNYDNLNESHKKFCMKLVRNLGCYNYRNDGYNLNKEDCVILYYWIYNLVKQHDIKDSLITPIFYDNYSKLCTYKRKVNCFYYDYYDHFEEPVNMIFLDIFQHNIHIIKKALENPKDQINDNLQKYICKCIHIYNEMHDKYCLSNYDNDQKRKTHVAC